A stretch of the Pelmatolapia mariae isolate MD_Pm_ZW linkage group LG23, Pm_UMD_F_2, whole genome shotgun sequence genome encodes the following:
- the LOC134621001 gene encoding cytochrome c oxidase assembly factor 7, which translates to MAGLINFEDEKEVKQFLDNLGVEYSFQCYKEKDPEGCQRLADYLEGVKKNYDSAAQVLKHNCETHGHGESCYKLGAYHVTGKGGVTQCLKAAYSCFLHSCNSGGKKSVDACHNVGLLAHDGQAMEGGPDLKAARQYYEKACAGGFAPSCFNLSALFIQGNSKGLASDMALALKYANRACELGHVWGCANASRMYKLGDGTEKDEKKAEELKNRARELHGLQKERQLKFGE; encoded by the exons ATGGCTGGACTTATAAATTTTGAAGACGAGAAGGAAGTGAAGCAGTTTTTGGATAATTTAGGCGTGGAGTACAGCTTCCAGTGCTACAAGGAGAAAGATCCTGAAG GGTGCCAAAGGCTCGCTGACTACTTGGAAGGGGTCAAGAAGAACTACGATTCGGCAGCACAAGTGCTCAAACATAACTGTGAGACGCATGGGCATGGAGAGAGCTGCTATAAACTCGGTGCTTACCATGTCACCGGCAAAG GTGGAGTCACCCAGTGTCTAAAAGCAGCCTACTCTTGTTTTCTGCACTCCTGCAATTCTGGAGGAAAGAAGTCTGTAGACGCTTGCCATAATGTTGGTCTTTTAGCCCATGACGGACAAGCTATGGAAGGAGGACCTGACCTGAAAGCAGCTCGGCAGTACTATGAGAAGGCGTGCGCAGGTGGATTCGCTCCTTCCTGCTTTAACCTCAGCGCTTTGTTCATTCAGGGCAATTCCAAAGGGCTGGCATCAGATATGGCTCTCGCTCTAAAATACGCTAACAGGGCTTGTGAGCTGGGACACGTGTGGGGCTGTGCCAATGCAAGTCGCATGTACAAACTTGGGGATGGTACAGAAAAGGATGAAAAGAAAGCAGAGGAGCTGAAAAATCGAGCAAGGGAGCTGCATGGTTTACAAAAGGAAAGGCAGCTTAAGTTTGGGGAGTAG